A genome region from Littorina saxatilis isolate snail1 linkage group LG16, US_GU_Lsax_2.0, whole genome shotgun sequence includes the following:
- the LOC138950895 gene encoding uncharacterized protein, with amino-acid sequence MADQDGSASPRVMGDKAAEVKDSLPQNTHPTCLSPSTLCTISSSVSNLAVSENCQPCVSFDDCPEPDTSLCPAKKKRISEESREIFQTEHGVSSTQPCCAISSPENSRKSCKGKVPRNPVNYFPKDSAHTGAYARQDSLSSDSNEQSVTESVAVRQGGAMEPVRDEMEKPSCRQRIVSSVRPSRDQFRDGNVDCFDVCEQKLVQTQNPATSENTLTPSQYHCHDFGRSHRETDENAGELLTHLDTSEGNSSLRKMNVSSVGCSGDASSELPSANKTENRTSLDLGPQWSAGVPISSISSTHATNSSSVTVSDGGDNEKSSMEKVEVIHTAALSGWSTASEKQASQCYAAGTPFRIDFSKLGAGSSFSINLSASSSSSSSTDTSNSHGSGAGAPSSTSSADCGTNATHQEPSLTSVLAPSTAYEMDTSGCSESSSESASSSDDWANQSSARVNSARINPPRIPASSQGHGKARREGKGRNLKKKTPSYGLKTDAVDALLGLKRSEKMKIKQLPGRHRTKKYSSFSGADKANQLFHVGKEFITIDDLPLILLVHIFSFLPIATRVSRVSLVCKKWQVAVLDPSLWRRLDLRNLPRLKDGMLLKLASLSDRVSALILSDGLSTLLTDDGVVKALQQCPHLKKVKFNRCFFFSDEAFESVGHACHNLVCLNLSGCFTVTDKTLLAISEGCRQLQDLDIGQCAKITDSGVCAVARGCGHLTRFRLDQCGKLTNSAVEAIAEGCPQLQYLHLLSCSLNDAGILHLAKLTKLAVLDISNVSQLSPRVVERVTASCPHLETLAISLNRAIDDQCLKHIVQHCPRLKCLSCVACSLSDAGLHHIARHAANLERLDVAWCSDITDHGIVEISAACPRLRYLGIMRCGLITMATVEELLLQYPHIQYSNFELDSRRLLGRAAKEGFRT; translated from the exons ATGGCAGATCAGGATGGAAGCGCCTCACCTAGAGTGATGGGAGACAAGGCAGCAGAAGTCAAAGACAGCCTACCACAAAACACACATCCTACTTGCCTGAGCCCCTCTACCTTGTGTACCATATCCTCCTCAGTGTCCAACCTGGCAGTGTCAGAAAATTGCCAGCCCTGTGTTTCGTTTGACGACTGTCCTGAGCCTGACACCTCCCTCTGCCCTGCTAAAAAGAAACGCATTTCTGAAGAATCAAGAGAGATCTTTCAGACCGAGCATGGCGTTTCATCAACTCAACCATGCTGTGCAATAAGTTCACCAGAAAATTCCAGAAAAAGCTGCAAAGGAAAAGTGCCAAGAAATCCTGTAAATTATTTTCCCAAAGACAGCGCTCACACAGGGGCATACGCTCGTCAAGATTCTTTGAGCTCGGACTCTAATGAACAGTCTGTGACTGAGTCTGTTGCTGTGAGACAAGGAGGAGCTATGGAGCCAGTCAGGGATGAAATGGAAAAACCATCTTGCAGACAAAGAATAGTCTCCAGTGTGAGGCCTTCACGTGATCAGTTTCGTGATGGGAATGTGGACTGCTTCGATGTGTGCGAGCAGAAACTTGTCCAAACACAGAATCCGGCAACGTCAGAGAACACTCTTACGCCCTCACAGTACCACTGTCATGATTTTGGCAGGAGCCACAGAGAAACTGATGAAAATGCTGGTGAGCTTTTAACTCATCTTGATACATCTGAAGGCAATAGCAGTCTAAGGAAAATGAATGTCAGCTCTGTTGGTTGTTCAGGGGATGCGTCAAGTGAATTACCTTCTGCAAACAAAACTGAAAACAGAACATCTTTAGACTTGGGTCCTCAGTGGAGTGCAGGTGTACCCATTTCTTCAATTTCCAGTACACATGCAACCAACAGTAGCAGTGTTACTGTAAGTGATGGTGGAGACAATGAAAAGTCAAGCATGGAGAAGGTAGAGGTTATTCATACAGCTGCACTTTCAGGCTGGAGCACAGCCTCAGAAAAACAAGCAAGTCAATGTTATGCAGCAGGAACACCTTTCAGAATAGACTTCAGCAAATTAGGTGCAGGTTCATCCTTCAGTATAAACCTAAGTGCATCTTCGTCATCTTCTTCCAGCACTGACACATCAAACAGTCATGGTTCGGGTGCAGGCGCACCCAGTTCAACATCAAGTGCAGACTGTGGCACAAATGCAACACATCAAGAACCTTCGCTTACATCAGTGCTTGCGCCAAGTACAGCTTATGAAATGGATACATCAGGATGCTCAGAGAGTAGTTCAGAATCTGCATCGAGTTCAGATGACTGGGCAAATCAATCGTCCGCAAGAGTGAATTCAGCGAGAATTAACCCTCCGAGGATTCCTGCATCGTCACAAGGGCACGGCAAAGCAAGGAGAGAGGGAAAAGGTCGAAACCTGAAAAAAAAGACGCCTAGCTATGGGCTGAAAACAGACGCTGTCGATGCTCTGCTAGGCTTGAAGAGGTCGGAGAAAATGAAGATCAAACAGCTTCCAGGTAGACACAGAACCAAAAAGTACTCCTCCTTCAGTGGAGCAGACAAAGCAAACCAACTGTTTCATGTCGGCAAAGAGTTCATCACTATCGACGACCTTCCCCTCATTCTCCTGGTTCACATATTCTCCTTTCTCCCCATAGCAACCAGAGTGAGCAGAGTCAGCCTGGTTTGCAAGAAATGGCAGGTGGCGGTCTTAGACCCCTCTCTCTGGCGCCGATTGGATTTGAGAAACTTGCCGCGCTTGAAAGACGGCATGTTGTTAAAGCTGGCTTCCCTGAGCGACCGAGTGTCTGCACTGATTTTGTCTGATGGGCTTTCCACGCTTTTGACTGACGACGGAGTGGTCAAGGCTCTTCAACAGTGTCCTCATCTGAAGAAGGTCAAGTTTAACAG ATGTTTCTTTTTCTCGGACGAGGCGTTTGAGAGTGTGGGTCATGCCTGTCACAACCTGGTGTGCCTCAACCTCAGCGGCTGCTTCACTGTCACAGATAAAACACTTCTGGCT ATCAGCGAAGGGTGTCGACAGCTGCAGGACCTGGACATTGGTCAGTGTGCCAAAATCACAGACAGCGGTGTGTGTGCAGTGGCCAGGGGCTGTGGTCATCTGACACGCTTCAGGCTTGACCAGTGTGGCAAG CTGACCAACAGTGCGGTGGAGGCAATCGCTGAGGGCTGCCCTCAACTGCAGTACCTCCACCTCCTGTCATGCTCCCTCAATGATGCTGGTATTCTGCACCTGGccaag CTGACCAAACTGGCGGTACTGGACATCTCCAACGTGTCTCAGCTGAGTCCGCGCGTGGTGGAGAGAGTGACCGCGTCCTGCCCACACCTGGAGACGCTGGCCATCTCACTCAATCGTGCCATCGATGACCAGTGTCTCAAGCACATCGTCCAGCACTGCCCTCGCCTCAAGTGTCTGTCGTGTGTCGCCTGTAGTCTCTCCGATGCTG